One genomic window of Vespula pensylvanica isolate Volc-1 chromosome 12, ASM1446617v1, whole genome shotgun sequence includes the following:
- the LOC122633602 gene encoding tolloid-like protein 1 isoform X4: MASILWHISGNSYASPAFVLLLLLLFPNNTTAREVIKAPLPKQDHISSLPPPPGRLTTAKILKCDQKFISTPDGPQNGTFYAPTLINLEGSSWQCIYMFLAGPRQRVELIFTTFGLRGRPPAGSAVGELPACSHEYMDIYSEIRSDNTTKLIETPFGGRFCGPIPPRKRISLYQGIALSFYTDKNITLPTLFSGIYTFINASVFEIGTPIPSAPCSFTINSDVKRIGNLLSPTYPGTYPKDLSCSYQFIGKPSQRIRLEFRDFDLFFGGPHCPLDYVKVYDGLDNTSTTIGTYCGQQRNLVLYSSESNLFVLFVTLQRTANTQNRGFKGIFEFSESFVKLDFITSYNGEHIRGSECDQKILSKKKSSGFVVSPNFPFPYMPKVVCRYFIYGMQDIQHLERVRLEFVIFEIPRNEFKEDPACTDGYLKLYLKGQETTDSYDKFDYELCGVKNNPEHVVSDGPRLVMVFSSGEYQGKGFKARYTFETEYKIPGTAEPDGTCIFRYRSSSRKKGDFNSPRYPSNYPSDTNCTYFFYSTPNEQVTLIFDHFKIRTSNVNLTIGHYGLTLCKNDWLEIYTMYRDNTEKLIGRYCGMTAPGPVESTLGALGLKVILHSDSEKVYSGFKARYTFEVAKPIFGDCGSNISSLNYGIITSPNYPKKYGGPSKKFASKTCNWFIKVRPNQQILLNFDKFSVEGDQTARGCPAAVLRMWYSSSSAPIELCGAKNNNTNWSFVSEDNNMRLSFISADKAVGQLGFRAIWTEININGDCPNQFLCSKNKYCISKTLRCNKIKNCGPNDTSDEENCAASAPLSPALAGVSAMLLLSLCFVFVAI; encoded by the exons ATGGCTTCAATACTTTGGCATATCTCTGGGAATAGTTATGCTTCTCCTGCCTTTGTCTTGCTCTTATTGTTACTCTTCCCAAACAATACTACAG CCCGTGAGGTAATTAAGGCTCCACTGCCAAAGCAAGACCACATTTCATCACTGCCACCACCACCGGGACGTCTCACCACTGCCAAAATATTAa aGTGCGATCAAAAATTTATAAGCACTCCTGATGGGCCGCAAAATGGAACTTTCTATGCACCCACGCTAATAAATCTAGAAGGATCATCTTGGCAGTGCATTTACATGTTTTTAGCAGGACCACGTCAACGCGTGGAACTTATTTTTACTACATTTGGCCTTCGAGGCAGGCCACCAGC TGGATCTGCTGTTGGAGAATTACCTGC ttgtAGCCATGAATACATGGATATATATTCGGAAATTCGTTCAGATAACACTACCAAGTTAATAGAAACACCATTCGGAGGTCGTTTCTGTGGCCCAATTCCACCTCGAAAacgtatttctctttatcaagGCATTGCTCTCAGTTTCTAtactgataaaaatataacgttaCCTACCCTATTCAGTGggatatatacttttatcaaTGCAT cCGTATTTGAAATTGGAACACCAATACCAAGTGCACCATGTTCTTTCACAATAAATTCAGATGTTAAACGTATTGGAAACTTATTATCTCCGACTTATCCAGGAACGTATCCAAAAGATCTTTCATGTAGTTATCAATTCATTGGAAAACCAAGTCAAAGAATACGCTTGGAGTTTCGAGATTTTGACTTATTCTTTGGCGGGCCGCA ttGCCCTTTGGATTATGTAAAAGTATATGATGGACTCGACAATACATCTACTACTATTGGAACATATTGTGGGCAACAACGCAATTTGGTATTATATTCATCAGAATCCAatctatttgtattatttgttaCTCTTCAGCGTACAGCGAATACGCAAAATCGTGGTTTTAAAggaatttttgaattttcagaaagttttgttaaattag ACTTTATAACCAGTTATAATGGTGAACATATACGAGGCTCGGAATGTGATCAGAAGattttaagtaaaaagaaatcttctgGATTTGTGGTTAGTCCTAATTTTCCATTTCCTTATATGCCAAAAGTTGTATgccgttattttatttatggaaTGCAAGATATACAACATCTTGAACGCGTTCGCTtggaatttgtaatatttgaaattccaagaaatgaatttaaagaaga TCCTGCATGTACTGATGGTTACTTAAAACTATATTTGAAAGGTCAAGAAACAACAGATTCTtatgataaatttgattatgAATTATGTGGTGTGAAAAATAATCCAGAACATGTAGTTAGCGATGGCCCAAGACTTGTTATGGTATTTAGCAGTGGAGAATACCAAGGAAAAGGTTTTAAAGCACg gtaTACTTTTGAGACAGAATATAAAATACCTGGAACAGCAGAACCAGATGGTACCTGTATATTTAGATACAGAAGTTCCTCTCGAAAAAAGGGAGATTTTAATTCCCCACGATATCCTAGTAATTATCCAAGTGATACAAATtgtacttatttcttttattcgacgCCGAATGAACAAGTGACGTTGATCTTTGATCATTTTAAAATTAGAACCAGTAATGTGAATCTAACGATCGGTCACTATGG ATTAACTTTATGTAAAAACGACTGGTTAGAAATTTATACTATGTATCGCGATAATACAGAAAAATTAATAGGCAGGTACTGTGGTATGACTGCTCCAGGACCAGTAGAATCAACTCTTGGTGCTCTCggtttaaaagtaattttacaTTCAGATTCCGAAAAAGTTTATAGCGGATTTAAAGCGCGTTATACTTTCGAGGTAGCAAAGCCAATTTTTGGAg ATTGTGGATCAAATATTAGCAGTTTGAATTATGGAATAATAACTAGTCCTAATTATCCAAAGAAATATGGTGGCCCGTCGAAAAAGTTTGCTAGTAAAACATGTAATTGGTTCATAAAAGTACGACCGAATcaacaaatattattgaattttgATAAGTTTTCTGTAGAAGGTGATCAAACTG CACGAGGTTGCCCTGCAGCAGTACTACGTATGTGGTATTCTAGTTCGTCCGCGCCAATTGAGCTTTGTGGtgctaaaaataataataccaatTGGAGCTTTGTAtcagaagataataatatgcGTCTTAg TTTCATATCAGCAGATAAAGCGGTTGGACAGCTTGGTTTTAGAGCAATATGGacagagataaatataaacggTGATTGTCCAAATCAATTTCTTTGCAGCAAAAATAAGTATTGTATTTCAAAAACGTTGAGatgtaataaaatcaaaaattgtGGGCCGAACGATACATCGGACGAAGAGAACT GTGCAGCATCAGCCCCATTGTCACCAGCACTGGCTGGAGTCTCTGCCatgcttcttctctctctgtgcTTTGTGTTCGTGGCCATCTGA
- the LOC122633602 gene encoding tolloid-like protein 1 isoform X5 encodes MASILWHISGNSYASPAFVLLLLLLFPNNTTAREVIKAPLPKQDHISSLPPPPGRLTTAKILKCDQKFISTPDGPQNGTFYAPTLINLEGSSWQCIYMFLAGPRQRVELIFTTFGLRGRPPAGSAVGELPACSHEYMDIYSEIRSDNTTKLIETPFGGRFCGPIPPRKRISLYQGIALSFYTDKNITLPTLFSGIYTFINASVFEIGTPIPSAPCSFTINSDVKRIGNLLSPTYPGTYPKDLSCSYQFIGKPSQRIRLEFRDFDLFFGGPHCPLDYVKVYDGLDNTSTTIGTYCGQQRNLVLYSSESNLFVLFVTLQRTANTQNRGFKGIFEFSESFVKLDFITSYNGEHIRGSECDQKILSKKKSSGFVVSPNFPFPYMPKVVCRYFIYGMQDIQHLERVRLEFVIFEIPRNEFKEDPACTDGYLKLYLKGQETTDSYDKFDYELCGVKNNPEHVVSDGPRLVMVFSSGEYQGKGFKARYTFETEYKIPGTAEPDGTCIFRYRSSSRKKGDFNSPRYPSNYPSDTNCTYFFYSTPNEQVTLIFDHFKIRTSNVNLTIGHYGLTLCKNDWLEIYTMYRDNTEKLIGRYCGMTAPGPVESTLGALGLKVILHSDSEKVYSGFKARYTFEVAKPIFGDCGSNISSLNYGIITSPNYPKKYGGPSKKFASKTCNWFIKVRPNQQILLNFDKFSVEGDQTARGCPAAVLRMWYSSSSAPIELCGAKNNNTNWSFVSEDNNMRLSFISADKAVGQLGFRAIWTEININGDCPNQFLCSKNKYCISKTLRCNKIKNCGPNDTSDEENCERVVGLSG; translated from the exons ATGGCTTCAATACTTTGGCATATCTCTGGGAATAGTTATGCTTCTCCTGCCTTTGTCTTGCTCTTATTGTTACTCTTCCCAAACAATACTACAG CCCGTGAGGTAATTAAGGCTCCACTGCCAAAGCAAGACCACATTTCATCACTGCCACCACCACCGGGACGTCTCACCACTGCCAAAATATTAa aGTGCGATCAAAAATTTATAAGCACTCCTGATGGGCCGCAAAATGGAACTTTCTATGCACCCACGCTAATAAATCTAGAAGGATCATCTTGGCAGTGCATTTACATGTTTTTAGCAGGACCACGTCAACGCGTGGAACTTATTTTTACTACATTTGGCCTTCGAGGCAGGCCACCAGC TGGATCTGCTGTTGGAGAATTACCTGC ttgtAGCCATGAATACATGGATATATATTCGGAAATTCGTTCAGATAACACTACCAAGTTAATAGAAACACCATTCGGAGGTCGTTTCTGTGGCCCAATTCCACCTCGAAAacgtatttctctttatcaagGCATTGCTCTCAGTTTCTAtactgataaaaatataacgttaCCTACCCTATTCAGTGggatatatacttttatcaaTGCAT cCGTATTTGAAATTGGAACACCAATACCAAGTGCACCATGTTCTTTCACAATAAATTCAGATGTTAAACGTATTGGAAACTTATTATCTCCGACTTATCCAGGAACGTATCCAAAAGATCTTTCATGTAGTTATCAATTCATTGGAAAACCAAGTCAAAGAATACGCTTGGAGTTTCGAGATTTTGACTTATTCTTTGGCGGGCCGCA ttGCCCTTTGGATTATGTAAAAGTATATGATGGACTCGACAATACATCTACTACTATTGGAACATATTGTGGGCAACAACGCAATTTGGTATTATATTCATCAGAATCCAatctatttgtattatttgttaCTCTTCAGCGTACAGCGAATACGCAAAATCGTGGTTTTAAAggaatttttgaattttcagaaagttttgttaaattag ACTTTATAACCAGTTATAATGGTGAACATATACGAGGCTCGGAATGTGATCAGAAGattttaagtaaaaagaaatcttctgGATTTGTGGTTAGTCCTAATTTTCCATTTCCTTATATGCCAAAAGTTGTATgccgttattttatttatggaaTGCAAGATATACAACATCTTGAACGCGTTCGCTtggaatttgtaatatttgaaattccaagaaatgaatttaaagaaga TCCTGCATGTACTGATGGTTACTTAAAACTATATTTGAAAGGTCAAGAAACAACAGATTCTtatgataaatttgattatgAATTATGTGGTGTGAAAAATAATCCAGAACATGTAGTTAGCGATGGCCCAAGACTTGTTATGGTATTTAGCAGTGGAGAATACCAAGGAAAAGGTTTTAAAGCACg gtaTACTTTTGAGACAGAATATAAAATACCTGGAACAGCAGAACCAGATGGTACCTGTATATTTAGATACAGAAGTTCCTCTCGAAAAAAGGGAGATTTTAATTCCCCACGATATCCTAGTAATTATCCAAGTGATACAAATtgtacttatttcttttattcgacgCCGAATGAACAAGTGACGTTGATCTTTGATCATTTTAAAATTAGAACCAGTAATGTGAATCTAACGATCGGTCACTATGG ATTAACTTTATGTAAAAACGACTGGTTAGAAATTTATACTATGTATCGCGATAATACAGAAAAATTAATAGGCAGGTACTGTGGTATGACTGCTCCAGGACCAGTAGAATCAACTCTTGGTGCTCTCggtttaaaagtaattttacaTTCAGATTCCGAAAAAGTTTATAGCGGATTTAAAGCGCGTTATACTTTCGAGGTAGCAAAGCCAATTTTTGGAg ATTGTGGATCAAATATTAGCAGTTTGAATTATGGAATAATAACTAGTCCTAATTATCCAAAGAAATATGGTGGCCCGTCGAAAAAGTTTGCTAGTAAAACATGTAATTGGTTCATAAAAGTACGACCGAATcaacaaatattattgaattttgATAAGTTTTCTGTAGAAGGTGATCAAACTG CACGAGGTTGCCCTGCAGCAGTACTACGTATGTGGTATTCTAGTTCGTCCGCGCCAATTGAGCTTTGTGGtgctaaaaataataataccaatTGGAGCTTTGTAtcagaagataataatatgcGTCTTAg TTTCATATCAGCAGATAAAGCGGTTGGACAGCTTGGTTTTAGAGCAATATGGacagagataaatataaacggTGATTGTCCAAATCAATTTCTTTGCAGCAAAAATAAGTATTGTATTTCAAAAACGTTGAGatgtaataaaatcaaaaattgtGGGCCGAACGATACATCGGACGAAGAGAACT GTGAGAGAGTGGTAGGATTGAGCGGATGA